A part of Bacillus thuringiensis genomic DNA contains:
- the glcU gene encoding glucose uptake protein GlcU, translated as MDILLAILPAIFWGSIVLFNVKLGGGPYSQTLGTTFGALIFSIVVYIFMKPVLTPTIIGVGIVSGLFWALGQANQLKSIDLMGVSRTMPISTGLQLVATTLFGVIVFHEWSTTISVVLGVLALVCIIIGVILTSLQSEEEKSAEQAGNFKRGIIILLISTVGYLVYVVVIRLFNVDGWSALLPQAVGMVLGGILLTFKHHPFNKYAIRNIIPGLIWAAGNMFLFISQPRVGVATSFSLSQMGIIISTLGGILILGERKTKRQLTGIVVGIVFIIAAGIMLGVAKS; from the coding sequence ATGGACATACTTTTAGCGATTTTACCGGCTATATTTTGGGGAAGTATTGTGCTATTTAACGTGAAACTGGGCGGAGGACCGTATAGTCAAACGCTCGGTACAACGTTTGGTGCACTTATTTTCTCAATTGTTGTTTATATTTTTATGAAGCCCGTATTGACTCCTACTATTATCGGAGTTGGAATTGTGTCAGGTTTATTTTGGGCACTTGGTCAGGCGAATCAATTAAAAAGTATTGATTTAATGGGTGTTTCGAGAACGATGCCCATTTCAACAGGACTTCAATTAGTTGCGACGACTTTATTTGGAGTCATCGTATTTCATGAGTGGTCCACGACAATATCAGTCGTCCTTGGCGTTTTGGCTCTCGTTTGTATTATTATCGGTGTTATTTTAACATCACTTCAAAGTGAAGAAGAAAAGAGTGCAGAGCAGGCGGGGAATTTTAAAAGGGGCATTATCATTTTATTGATTTCAACAGTCGGTTATTTGGTTTATGTAGTAGTGATTAGACTATTTAATGTCGATGGTTGGTCAGCTTTATTGCCACAAGCAGTTGGTATGGTGTTAGGGGGCATTTTGCTTACTTTTAAACATCATCCATTTAATAAATATGCGATACGAAATATTATTCCAGGACTAATTTGGGCAGCTGGAAATATGTTTTTATTTATTTCGCAGCCGCGTGTTGGAGTGGCAACAAGTTTCTCGCTATCACAAATGGGAATTATTATTTCAACGCTTGGCGGGATTCTTATATTAGGTGAAAGAAAAACGAAACGTCAATTAACGGGGATTGTTGTCGGTATCGTTTTTATTATCGCAGCCGGAATAATGTTAGGTGTTGCAAAAAGTTAA
- a CDS encoding ArsR/SmtB family transcription factor produces the protein MSSSAAKYDVFQAIADPTRREVIRLLSDKELPISKITDHFPMSRTAVVKHLHILSEANLVSGRKSGREKIYRLHPEPLEELQQWLSYYERFWDNKLSMLKHIVENEE, from the coding sequence GTGTCCTCATCAGCAGCGAAATATGATGTATTTCAAGCAATTGCTGATCCAACCCGCCGAGAAGTAATACGGTTATTAAGTGATAAAGAGTTACCGATTTCCAAAATAACGGATCATTTTCCGATGAGTCGTACTGCGGTTGTAAAACACCTTCATATTCTTTCAGAAGCGAATTTAGTAAGCGGAAGAAAGAGTGGAAGAGAGAAGATATATCGTTTGCATCCAGAACCATTAGAGGAATTACAACAGTGGCTCTCGTATTATGAGCGTTTTTGGGATAATAAATTGTCCATGCTGAAACATATTGTGGAGAATGAAGAATAA
- a CDS encoding putative polysaccharide biosynthesis protein, translating to MSDSKFLRGTLIVTLGTFLVKFLGMIYVFPFHALVGTEGGTLYTYGYIPYTIFLSIATAGVPLAVSKFVSKYNALGDYKTSRRMFRSGMVMMIVTGVLSFLVLYMSAPLFAEAMLGKQSIHSNVEEVTTIIRLVSFALIVVPAASLIRGYFQGHQSMGPTTVSQIIEQIIRIVFLLAGSFIVIKVLGGTVATAVGVATFAAFVSAVGALGVLIWYWLKRKKHLDQYLIEQTVPESTVSTVQLFKELFAYAIPYVVIGLTIPLYQQIDTLTFNSIMQAIGQGDIAERALGIFTMWTHKLIMIPVSLATAFSLTLVPAITKSFTEKQYRYLKLQITQTFQANMFLTLPAVVGISTLAYPIYTAFYDLDPLGGQVLMWYAPVALLFALFTVTAAILQGINQQKHAIVALIMGVILKFVCNVIFIRYFGTVGAILATAVGFLASVWYTNRQIKKHVHYSFGVVYKRTFQIAVLTLVMVIAVKLSQWILSFMISPDGRMGALITVVVCAGIGGLVYGLLAIRTGVLERVFGGEALEKIQRKLGNRFKIKLKSKGA from the coding sequence ATGTCCGATTCGAAATTTCTGCGCGGAACGCTTATTGTTACGTTAGGGACATTTTTAGTAAAGTTCTTAGGCATGATTTACGTCTTTCCATTTCATGCATTAGTAGGTACAGAAGGCGGAACGCTCTATACATATGGATACATTCCATATACGATCTTTTTAAGTATTGCAACGGCAGGGGTGCCGCTTGCTGTTTCCAAATTTGTTTCCAAATATAATGCGCTTGGCGATTATAAAACGAGCCGGAGAATGTTCCGCTCGGGAATGGTTATGATGATAGTAACAGGAGTCCTTTCGTTCCTAGTTCTATATATGTCGGCGCCATTGTTTGCAGAAGCAATGCTTGGTAAACAAAGTATACACAGTAATGTAGAAGAAGTTACGACGATTATTCGTCTTGTAAGTTTTGCACTTATTGTTGTACCAGCAGCGAGTTTAATTCGTGGTTATTTCCAAGGTCACCAATCTATGGGACCGACCACTGTTTCGCAAATTATTGAACAAATTATTCGTATCGTCTTTTTATTAGCGGGTAGTTTTATTGTTATTAAAGTACTTGGCGGTACAGTTGCAACAGCGGTTGGGGTAGCGACATTTGCTGCGTTCGTTTCAGCAGTTGGAGCACTCGGCGTATTAATTTGGTACTGGTTAAAACGTAAAAAACATTTGGACCAATATTTAATTGAACAAACTGTACCAGAATCGACAGTGAGTACCGTTCAATTATTTAAAGAATTATTTGCATATGCGATTCCTTACGTTGTAATTGGGTTAACAATTCCTTTATATCAACAAATTGATACATTGACATTTAATTCAATTATGCAAGCGATTGGCCAAGGTGATATCGCAGAGAGAGCGCTTGGTATTTTCACAATGTGGACGCATAAATTAATTATGATCCCTGTATCGCTTGCAACAGCGTTTAGTTTAACGCTTGTACCAGCGATTACAAAATCATTTACTGAAAAACAATACCGTTATTTAAAGTTACAAATTACACAAACATTCCAGGCAAATATGTTCTTAACATTGCCAGCAGTTGTCGGTATTTCAACACTTGCATATCCAATTTATACTGCGTTCTATGACTTAGATCCACTAGGTGGACAAGTGTTAATGTGGTATGCACCGGTTGCGTTGTTATTCGCTTTATTTACCGTAACAGCAGCAATTCTGCAAGGAATCAATCAACAAAAACATGCGATTGTCGCGCTTATTATGGGTGTTATTTTGAAATTCGTATGTAACGTAATCTTTATTCGTTATTTTGGTACAGTTGGAGCGATTTTAGCAACAGCAGTCGGATTCTTAGCTTCCGTATGGTATACGAATCGACAAATCAAAAAACATGTACACTATTCATTTGGTGTTGTATATAAGAGAACTTTCCAAATTGCAGTATTAACACTTGTAATGGTCATTGCTGTAAAGTTATCACAATGGATTCTGTCCTTCATGATCTCGCCTGATGGCCGAATGGGTGCTCTTATTACAGTTGTGGTTTGTGCAGGTATTGGTGGTCTTGTGTACGGATTGTTAGCAATTCGCACAGGAGTACTTGAACGAGTATTTGGCGGAGAAGCGTTAGAGAAAATCCAACGTAAACTTGGCAATAGATTCAAAATAAAGTTGAAATCAAAAGGGGCGTAA
- a CDS encoding CarD family transcriptional regulator, which produces MEVDDLFQIGDKIVYPMNGAGVIEAIEEKEILGTIRQYCVIRIISKDMQVMLPMDQLQKSGIRYIVDKGTLDGILLDFQNGESDTSLSWKQRYTMNMEKMKNGNLQDSAEVVRDLLRRNKERALNASEKQMLDNARKMMISEVALVQNVSEHQATEFLQDTINH; this is translated from the coding sequence ATGGAGGTGGATGATTTGTTTCAAATTGGTGATAAAATCGTTTATCCAATGAACGGCGCAGGAGTCATCGAAGCCATTGAAGAGAAAGAAATATTAGGAACAATACGTCAATATTGTGTGATACGTATCATCAGTAAAGATATGCAAGTAATGCTTCCAATGGATCAATTACAAAAATCAGGTATTCGTTATATCGTAGATAAAGGTACGTTAGATGGTATACTTCTTGACTTTCAAAACGGGGAATCAGACACATCACTTTCCTGGAAACAAAGATATACAATGAATATGGAAAAAATGAAAAACGGCAATCTGCAAGATAGCGCAGAAGTCGTTCGCGATTTACTTCGCCGTAATAAAGAGAGAGCATTAAATGCGAGCGAAAAACAAATGCTAGATAATGCACGTAAAATGATGATTAGCGAAGTTGCTCTCGTACAAAATGTTTCTGAACATCAAGCAACAGAATTTCTTCAAGATACAATTAATCACTAA
- a CDS encoding SRPBCC family protein, with protein sequence MEQQNTLNDIKQTIVFNASIQKVWNVVSTADGIASWFMPNDFELEVGHEFHVQSPFGPSPCKVLEIDEPNHLSFSWDTDGWVVSFNLKDLGDNKTEFTLIHGGWKHPDEILPKANAKSSIIRDRMSGGWVAIVNEKLKKVVEG encoded by the coding sequence ATGGAACAACAAAATACATTAAATGATATTAAACAAACAATCGTTTTCAACGCATCTATTCAAAAAGTATGGAATGTAGTATCAACTGCAGATGGAATCGCATCATGGTTTATGCCAAATGATTTCGAATTAGAGGTAGGACATGAATTTCATGTGCAATCACCATTTGGGCCATCACCATGTAAAGTGTTAGAAATCGATGAGCCAAACCACCTGTCTTTCTCATGGGATACAGATGGCTGGGTCGTTTCATTTAATCTGAAAGACCTAGGAGATAATAAAACAGAATTTACGTTAATTCACGGCGGCTGGAAACATCCTGATGAAATTCTTCCGAAAGCGAATGCGAAGAGCTCTATTATTCGCGATAGAATGAGCGGTGGATGGGTAGCGATTGTAAATGAAAAACTGAAAAAGGTTGTCGAAGGTTAA
- a CDS encoding pseudouridine synthase: protein MRLDKLLANMGYGSRKEVKKLLKDGVVKIDGTPVKDAKVHVNVEEQEVMIHGEVVEYKEFVYLMLHKPQGVISATEDDNHETVIDLLELEDAIFDPFPVGRLDIDTEGFLLITNDGKLSHQLLSPKKHVPKKYYAHVAGVVTEEDVKEFAKGVILDDGYETKPGALTILKSDEISEIELVITEGKFHQVKRMFEAVGKKVVYLKRTEMGPLVLDEELELGQYRELSDEEVEMLKTYQVDTEK from the coding sequence GTGAGATTAGATAAATTATTAGCAAATATGGGATATGGAAGTAGAAAAGAAGTAAAGAAACTATTGAAAGACGGCGTTGTAAAAATTGATGGAACGCCAGTGAAAGATGCGAAGGTTCATGTAAATGTAGAAGAGCAAGAAGTTATGATTCACGGAGAAGTTGTGGAATATAAAGAGTTTGTTTATTTAATGTTGCATAAACCACAAGGCGTTATTTCAGCGACAGAAGATGATAATCATGAAACGGTAATAGATTTATTAGAGTTAGAAGATGCAATTTTTGATCCGTTCCCAGTTGGACGACTTGATATTGATACGGAAGGTTTCTTATTGATAACAAATGACGGGAAGTTATCACATCAATTGTTATCTCCGAAAAAGCATGTGCCGAAAAAATATTATGCACACGTTGCAGGAGTAGTAACAGAAGAGGATGTAAAAGAGTTTGCTAAAGGTGTTATTTTAGATGATGGCTATGAAACAAAGCCAGGTGCACTTACAATATTAAAAAGCGATGAGATTTCTGAAATCGAGCTTGTGATTACAGAAGGAAAGTTCCATCAAGTGAAGCGTATGTTTGAAGCGGTAGGGAAAAAAGTAGTCTACCTAAAGAGAACAGAGATGGGACCATTAGTATTAGATGAAGAGCTAGAACTTGGACAATACCGAGAGCTATCAGATGAAGAAGTAGAAATGTTAAAAACATATCAGGTAGATACTGAGAAATAG
- a CDS encoding NAD(P)/FAD-dependent oxidoreductase, with protein MHYDVIVIGGGPSGLMAAIGAAEEGASVLLLDKGNKLGRKLAISGGGRCNVTNRLPLDEIVKHIPGNGRFLYSAFSIFNNEDIITFFENLGVQLKEEDHGRMFPVSNKAQSVVDALLTRLKDLGVKIRTNTPVETIEYENGQTKAVVLQTGEVLETNHVVIAVGGKSVPQTGSTGDGYAWAEKAGHTITELFPTEVPILSNEPFIRDRVLQGLALRDVNLSVLNPKGKAIISHKMDMLFTHFGLSGPAALRCSQFVVKALKKFKTNTVQMSIDALPEENSEQLFQRILKQMKEDPKKGIKNVLKGYVPERYFLFLLEKNEIDGSEQAGQVSHEKIRALVKDFKEFTVNVNGTQSIEKAFVTGGGVSVKEINPKEMSSKFTNGVYFCGEVLDIHGYTGGYNITSALVTGRIAGTTAGENAKMQY; from the coding sequence ATGCATTATGATGTTATTGTCATCGGCGGCGGGCCTTCTGGGCTAATGGCTGCAATCGGTGCTGCAGAAGAAGGCGCAAGTGTCTTACTTCTTGATAAAGGAAATAAACTAGGGCGTAAACTTGCGATTTCTGGTGGTGGTCGTTGTAACGTAACGAACCGTCTACCACTTGATGAGATCGTTAAACATATACCAGGAAACGGCCGCTTCTTATACAGCGCTTTTTCTATTTTTAATAATGAAGATATTATTACATTCTTCGAAAATCTTGGTGTACAACTAAAAGAAGAGGATCATGGCCGCATGTTCCCTGTATCAAATAAAGCACAATCAGTAGTAGACGCACTTTTAACACGATTAAAAGACTTAGGTGTAAAAATCCGTACGAATACACCCGTTGAAACAATTGAATATGAGAACGGTCAAACGAAAGCAGTCGTACTACAAACTGGCGAAGTGTTAGAAACAAACCATGTCGTTATCGCTGTTGGCGGAAAATCTGTTCCTCAAACTGGATCTACTGGAGACGGATATGCTTGGGCTGAAAAAGCTGGGCATACAATTACAGAATTATTCCCAACAGAAGTACCAATCCTTTCAAACGAACCATTTATTCGTGACCGCGTATTACAAGGTCTTGCTTTACGCGATGTAAACTTAAGCGTATTAAACCCGAAAGGAAAAGCAATCATTTCTCACAAAATGGACATGCTCTTCACTCATTTCGGTCTGTCTGGTCCTGCTGCTCTTCGCTGTAGTCAATTCGTTGTGAAAGCACTGAAAAAGTTTAAAACGAATACAGTACAAATGAGTATCGATGCATTGCCAGAAGAAAATAGTGAACAACTATTCCAGCGCATACTGAAACAAATGAAAGAAGATCCGAAAAAAGGAATTAAAAACGTTTTAAAAGGTTATGTACCTGAACGTTACTTCCTATTCTTATTAGAAAAAAATGAAATTGACGGTAGTGAACAAGCTGGACAAGTTTCTCACGAGAAGATTCGTGCACTTGTGAAAGACTTTAAAGAGTTTACTGTGAATGTAAATGGTACGCAGTCAATTGAAAAAGCATTCGTTACTGGCGGCGGTGTATCCGTTAAAGAAATTAACCCGAAAGAAATGTCTTCTAAATTCACGAACGGCGTATATTTCTGCGGAGAAGTTCTTGATATTCACGGTTATACTGGCGGCTATAACATTACATCTGCCCTTGTTACTGGTCGAATTGCCGGAACGACAGCTGGGGAAAACGCGAAAATGCAATACTAG
- a CDS encoding sporulation protein Cse60 has translation MIRVKVFDESHEKDLEDAVNVFLKKIDDSNFVDIKYQVGVSINDDENQIYCFSAMIVYKA, from the coding sequence ATGATTCGTGTAAAAGTGTTTGATGAAAGTCACGAAAAAGACTTAGAAGACGCTGTAAATGTTTTTTTGAAAAAGATTGATGATAGTAACTTTGTAGATATTAAGTACCAAGTCGGTGTTTCCATTAACGATGACGAAAACCAAATTTATTGTTTTTCAGCAATGATCGTTTATAAAGCATAA
- a CDS encoding DUF2553 family protein, with protein sequence MGRTIKIDITNKVVAKFRPDYLELYTSKFMIGKFYVYTESKQYVLEDGYIYENGKFYRIIDTHRGNNQAAEGCDLGWC encoded by the coding sequence GTGGGGCGCACAATAAAAATTGATATTACAAATAAAGTGGTAGCTAAATTTAGACCGGATTATTTGGAATTATATACGAGTAAATTTATGATAGGTAAGTTTTATGTCTATACTGAAAGTAAACAATATGTGTTAGAAGACGGATATATATATGAAAACGGAAAATTTTATCGCATCATAGATACGCACCGTGGCAATAATCAAGCGGCGGAGGGCTGCGATCTAGGATGGTGTTAA
- the pepV gene encoding dipeptidase PepV, which produces MSAINWTEEVAKRKDDLIRDTQQFLQIKSVWEEESAKEGAPFGEGVEKALSFMLHKGETEGFASKNLEGYAGHLEMGQGEELVGILCHVDVVPEGDGWTTPAYSADIRDGKIFARGAIDDKGPTMAAYYAMKIVKELGLPLSKRVRMILGTDEESNWKCVDHYFKNEEMPTIGFAPDADFPIINAEKGISDIQVVQSGSEEKNGTYELVSFESGRRLNMVPDFAEAIITGEDVNALTVAYEEYLQTAKKIGEAIVEGNTVTLQIKGISAHGSTPEKGENAGLLLANFLTTVALDGQGASFASFVTETFTGDILGEKAGISYKDDISGPLTVNVGRLSYTKKNGGNLGLNVRYPVTTNFEEMIAKLKEYVGSHGFKVADYSNSRPHHVDKDHVLIRTLQRVYEEQTGEKAELLAIGGGTYARSLKAGVAFGPLFPGKEELAHQKDEYIEIEDLLKATAIYAQAIHELAK; this is translated from the coding sequence ATGTCAGCGATTAATTGGACAGAAGAAGTTGCAAAACGAAAAGATGATTTAATTCGTGATACACAACAATTTTTACAAATTAAAAGTGTATGGGAAGAAGAATCAGCGAAAGAGGGCGCACCATTCGGTGAAGGTGTAGAAAAAGCTTTATCTTTCATGTTACATAAAGGAGAAACTGAAGGTTTTGCTTCTAAAAATTTAGAAGGGTATGCAGGTCATCTTGAAATGGGACAAGGAGAAGAGTTAGTAGGTATTCTTTGTCACGTTGATGTTGTACCAGAAGGAGATGGCTGGACGACTCCGGCATATAGTGCAGATATTCGAGATGGGAAGATTTTTGCGCGTGGTGCAATTGACGATAAAGGCCCAACGATGGCAGCTTATTATGCGATGAAAATTGTGAAAGAATTAGGTTTACCTCTTTCAAAACGCGTTCGCATGATTTTAGGAACAGATGAGGAAAGCAATTGGAAATGTGTAGATCACTACTTTAAAAACGAAGAAATGCCAACAATCGGTTTTGCGCCAGACGCAGATTTTCCAATTATTAATGCAGAAAAAGGAATTTCTGATATACAAGTTGTGCAAAGTGGTAGTGAAGAGAAGAACGGTACATATGAACTTGTTTCATTTGAATCAGGTCGCCGTTTAAATATGGTTCCTGATTTTGCAGAAGCGATTATTACAGGAGAAGATGTAAATGCACTTACAGTAGCATATGAAGAGTATTTACAAACTGCTAAAAAAATAGGTGAAGCAATTGTAGAAGGGAATACGGTGACGTTGCAAATCAAAGGGATTTCAGCTCACGGATCTACTCCAGAGAAGGGTGAGAATGCAGGTTTATTACTGGCAAACTTCTTAACTACAGTTGCTCTTGATGGACAAGGGGCTTCGTTTGCATCGTTTGTGACAGAAACATTTACAGGAGATATTTTAGGAGAGAAAGCTGGTATTTCTTATAAAGACGATATTAGCGGTCCGTTAACAGTGAATGTTGGTCGCCTTTCTTATACAAAAAAGAATGGTGGTAATTTAGGATTAAATGTACGTTACCCGGTTACGACTAACTTTGAAGAAATGATTGCAAAGTTAAAAGAATACGTTGGTAGTCATGGATTTAAAGTGGCGGATTATTCAAACTCTCGCCCGCATCACGTTGATAAAGATCATGTGTTAATTCGTACGTTGCAGCGCGTATATGAAGAACAAACAGGAGAAAAAGCAGAGCTATTAGCAATCGGCGGCGGTACTTACGCTCGTTCATTGAAAGCTGGCGTTGCGTTTGGTCCGTTGTTCCCTGGAAAAGAAGAACTTGCGCATCAAAAAGACGAGTACATTGAAATTGAAGACTTATTAAAAGCAACAGCAATTTACGCGCAAGCAATTCATGAATTAGCGAAGTAA
- a CDS encoding DUF3973 domain-containing protein, with protein MFYCINCSDIHHEKHPNDKVFKNGFYIDPFLGDRYHLGMCTDAQNHETGAPLLATKKLGTTQSIMNVLPTHVVPT; from the coding sequence ATGTTCTATTGCATTAACTGCTCTGACATTCACCATGAAAAACATCCGAATGATAAAGTATTCAAAAACGGTTTTTATATCGATCCATTTTTAGGTGATCGTTATCACCTTGGTATGTGTACAGATGCCCAAAACCATGAAACAGGGGCGCCTCTTTTAGCGACAAAGAAATTAGGCACAACTCAATCTATTATGAACGTATTACCGACACATGTTGTCCCAACATAA
- a CDS encoding glucose 1-dehydrogenase → MYSDLAGKVVVITGSATGLGRAMGVRFAKEKAKVVINYRSRESEAHDVLEEIKKIGGEAIAVKGDVTVESDVVNLIQSAVKEFGTLDVMINNAGIENAVPSHEMPLEDWNKVIHTNLTGAFLGSREAIKYFVEHDIKGSVINMSSVHEKIPWPLFVHYAASKGGIKLMTETLALEYAPKGIRVNNIGPGAINTPINAEKFADSKKRADVESMIPMGYIGKPEEIAAVATWLASSEASYVTGITLFADGGMTLYPSFQAGRG, encoded by the coding sequence ATGTATAGTGATTTAGCAGGAAAAGTGGTCGTTATTACAGGATCAGCAACTGGTCTTGGAAGAGCGATGGGAGTACGGTTTGCTAAGGAGAAAGCAAAAGTAGTGATTAACTATCGCTCACGAGAGTCAGAAGCACATGATGTATTAGAAGAAATTAAAAAAATAGGCGGAGAAGCGATTGCTGTAAAAGGTGATGTGACGGTTGAATCTGACGTTGTGAACCTCATTCAATCTGCTGTGAAAGAGTTTGGTACGCTTGACGTTATGATTAATAATGCAGGGATAGAAAATGCGGTACCATCGCATGAAATGCCGCTAGAAGATTGGAATAAAGTAATCCATACAAATTTAACAGGTGCTTTTTTAGGAAGCCGAGAAGCGATTAAATATTTTGTAGAACATGATATTAAAGGTTCTGTCATTAATATGTCGAGTGTTCACGAGAAAATCCCATGGCCGCTATTTGTGCACTATGCAGCTAGTAAGGGAGGCATTAAACTGATGACAGAAACGTTAGCGCTAGAATACGCACCAAAAGGCATTCGCGTAAATAATATTGGGCCAGGTGCAATAAATACGCCAATTAATGCAGAGAAGTTTGCGGATTCAAAAAAACGTGCCGACGTAGAAAGTATGATACCGATGGGCTACATTGGAAAACCGGAAGAAATTGCAGCAGTCGCAACGTGGCTCGCTTCCTCAGAGGCGAGTTATGTAACTGGAATTACGTTATTTGCAGATGGTGGAATGACGTTATATCCATCGTTTCAAGCAGGGCGTGGGTAA
- a CDS encoding DeoR family transcriptional regulator, producing the protein MKPTTTRMLTRIKSIYMYINENGTVTTKDLVDEFGITPRTIQRDLNVLQFNELVYSPCRGKWTTTGKKVRMTS; encoded by the coding sequence TTGAAACCTACAACTACTCGTATGCTAACACGCATTAAATCAATTTATATGTACATCAATGAAAACGGAACGGTAACGACGAAAGACCTTGTAGATGAGTTCGGGATCACACCGCGAACGATACAACGTGATCTAAATGTGTTGCAGTTTAATGAACTCGTGTATAGCCCTTGCCGCGGTAAGTGGACAACAACAGGAAAGAAAGTGAGAATGACCTCATAA
- a CDS encoding MDR family MFS transporter, with the protein MRKKVMMSLMLMTFLSAVEGTIVSTAIPRITSDLSGVELVSWVYAIYMLATAVSTPIYGKLADLFGRKKVLLIGATIFLIGSALCGVVTSMEQLIFFRALQGIGAGAVMPITMTIIGDLYSEAKDRAKAQGWMSAVWGVSGVIGPLVGGFLVDSLSWRYIFFLNVPFGIIACLMIAIYYKESIKPAKHHIDYLGATVFSLSTIALLYALLTGSSKQNWGDITIIGLLIFAVVSFIIFLFIEKKSPEPLIPLALFSNRTLSTINILTLIAGAMIISITMYLPIWSQGVLGKNATEAGLILMPIPVMWTFGAIFSGNLVGKLKTKQIILLGASILSVATFLLFTLSTHSPSFLIYVAVGLFGLGMGLVTPIYMVTIQAAVPAHTRGTAVGLNTFINTFSQTLGAAIFGTIFNTMIHARGIKNLDLVSGGHGSTTANIATESQEALAASVHVIYMSTFVLAVFTLIIAWILLKPATQTSEQ; encoded by the coding sequence ATGAGAAAAAAAGTCATGATGTCTTTAATGCTAATGACGTTTCTTTCTGCGGTAGAAGGAACGATTGTTAGTACAGCAATCCCTCGTATAACGAGTGATTTGTCAGGCGTCGAACTTGTTAGTTGGGTATATGCAATTTATATGCTTGCAACAGCTGTTTCGACTCCAATATACGGAAAGTTAGCTGATTTATTCGGCCGTAAAAAAGTTTTACTTATCGGAGCTACAATCTTCTTAATCGGTTCTGCGCTTTGCGGAGTCGTTACATCAATGGAGCAATTAATCTTCTTCCGTGCTCTTCAAGGTATAGGTGCTGGTGCTGTTATGCCGATCACAATGACGATTATTGGAGACTTATATAGCGAAGCGAAAGACCGCGCGAAAGCACAAGGCTGGATGAGTGCCGTTTGGGGTGTATCTGGTGTTATCGGACCGTTAGTCGGTGGATTTTTAGTTGATTCTCTATCTTGGCGTTATATCTTCTTCTTAAACGTCCCATTTGGAATTATCGCTTGCTTAATGATCGCCATTTACTACAAAGAATCTATTAAACCCGCTAAACACCATATCGACTATCTTGGTGCAACAGTCTTCTCATTAAGTACGATCGCTCTACTATACGCGTTACTGACAGGTAGCAGTAAGCAAAACTGGGGAGACATAACAATTATCGGCCTATTAATCTTCGCCGTCGTTTCATTCATTATTTTCTTATTCATCGAGAAAAAATCTCCGGAACCATTAATTCCGCTAGCACTTTTCTCTAACCGTACATTATCTACAATAAATATACTAACTCTTATTGCTGGTGCAATGATTATTAGTATTACAATGTACCTTCCAATTTGGAGCCAAGGTGTATTAGGAAAAAATGCAACTGAAGCTGGACTTATTTTAATGCCAATTCCTGTTATGTGGACATTTGGCGCCATTTTCTCTGGTAACTTGGTAGGCAAATTAAAAACGAAACAAATCATTTTACTTGGAGCTAGCATTTTATCAGTAGCTACGTTCTTATTATTTACATTATCAACACATTCACCATCGTTCCTTATTTATGTAGCAGTCGGATTATTTGGCTTAGGAATGGGGCTTGTGACACCGATTTACATGGTAACAATTCAAGCAGCCGTACCAGCTCATACGCGCGGAACAGCCGTTGGTTTAAACACATTTATTAATACATTTAGTCAAACGTTAGGTGCTGCAATATTCGGTACAATCTTCAATACGATGATTCACGCACGTGGCATTAAAAACCTTGATCTCGTATCTGGTGGACACGGCAGTACTACAGCAAATATAGCAACCGAATCACAAGAGGCACTAGCAGCAAGTGTACACGTCATTTATATGAGTACTTTCGTATTAGCAGTATTTACATTAATTATCGCTTGGATTTTATTAAAACCAGCTACACAAACAAGTGAGCAATAA